A segment of the Hyperolius riggenbachi isolate aHypRig1 chromosome 8, aHypRig1.pri, whole genome shotgun sequence genome:
CCAGCAGGTGCAGGACCAGGACAGCCAAACCAATTTTCAGATGTGCAAggaaggatccgcagaccagatgctggtagaaaaatgctgtaattctttattcaaaaaattccacatgacatggcaataaaaccacagggttcaactgacgcgtgtcgggcctacaatctgcccttagtcatagttaaaagtgaacctgaaaggGGAAGGCTTTATGTAGGTGGGGGAAGAAACAGGCTCCACCCCATACCTCAAACAGCCATCACCTTAAAGGGGacatatacaaatatattttATACATGGATACATAAGAAAATGTTCAAACAAGCTAAGATAATAGAACAAATGAAGAAGTTAGTTGTATAAAAAGGTTTGTGTGTCTAAAAAATCATCCCTGGAAAGAAGCAAAGTGCCTCAAATTGCCCACAACATAAGAGGTTCGTATACAGGATACAAACCTCTTATGTTGTGGGCAATTTGAGGCACTTTGCTTCTTTCCAGGGATGATTTTTTAGACACACAAACCTTTTTATACAACTAACTTCTTCATTTGTTCTATTATCTTAGCTTGTTTGAACATTTTCTTATGTATCCATGTATaaaatatatttgtatatgtCCCCTTTAAGGTGATGGCTGTTTGAGGTATGGGGTGGAGCCTGTTTCTTCCCCCACCTACATAAAGCCTTCCcctttcaggttcacttttaactatgactaagggcagattgtaggcccgacacgcgtcagttgaaccctgtggttttattgccatgtcatgtggaattttttgaataaagaattACAGCATTTTTCTACCAGCATCTGGTCTACTTATTTTCTAAGCATATGAATATGCCAAGACTGTAACAAAGGCTGTTAGATCGGAAGTATCAGCGCTGTTGTCACTCAGTTAGTGCAGTTGGGTAAAACAAGTAAAGTAATTCATTCAGGAATTTAAACTATCTGGAGAgtatgtagtgaaaataaaatacTGCTAATAGGCTTAAAAATGTTTAGAAGTGAAATTTGTGCTCAACTTAGAAAATTCCTAGCCGATAGCAAaggaaaatctattttttaaaatattaaatTACAAAGAGATTTGTATATTACTCATATACATCAAGTTATAAAAACATTTAATTTAATGTGAAATATGGAATTTGAAAGCCTACTTTAActgtgcttaaaaaaataaattatatatatatatatatatatatatatatatatatatatatatatatatacacacacatatatatgcagggtgggccatttatatagatacaccttaaaacaggaatggttggtgatattaactttttgtttgtggcacattagtgtatgtgagggggaaaacttttcaagatgggtggtgaccacggtggccattttgaagtcggccgttttgaatccaacttttgttttttcaataggaagagtgtgcttagttttaacataactttattctaaATGCTTGCTCTacctacataacatatgtattgcactgtccacatgatGATTTGTGTTTTTGTGATCATTCTATAGTAaagaaagagaaaatccttcttatgattctccattttaactgtgtctatcttgaaaccaatcctgatgtcatttcctcccttactctcctctgcctgattgtgtatgcattgcccgccctcctcccagtcttcaggcactcccacccagctctgcaataaaaagcgcattgtctcagcatgagaaatattggccaatcaaagaggaacagaggtgtgagaggggaaaacaggagggaaagaggcttcaaccaatcaggctgcattagttaagtatgacgggaaagtaaagaagtaaaaaaagacaacccagcatgccctgcaacttcctttgtgtggcaatgtaccaaatgagAGTCAGGTAATCTGGGGAATGATGACTTATCAACAAGAAATGTGATAGtgattttttacttttggattgccAGGTTAGCATACTTattgtttactagataaaaataaagaattgatttatgATTTTATTTGGGACAGTTACACTTTCACTCTGAGCTGggttgggaaaaaaaaagaaaagggcagatgTGATATCATTTTTGACATCACAGAGaagcagtaaatatggaaacagcAGAAATATGGTTTTATTTTTTCATATCAGatttctcttaaatctgacagtgaacactaaaaataaCAGGATAGTTAAgttaaataagtaatttcttattggataactttttttatttttttcagttaacgTGGAGCTTTTACCCAACTTTAAGTGTCCTTAATGAGAAAGTTGCTGGGTGGCTTGTCCTTAGAGAAGCAAATGCTACACATTTTTTTGCAACATATGTATAATTAGACTTTTCAAAGCTCCAAGAACCTGCTGGTTCCTAAGGCTGTAAATTATAGGGTTTAGCATGGGTGTGATAATGGAGTACATTATAGAAACTATGGAGTTCAGCCTATGAGATGAACTATTACTTGGCAGAAGGTACATGAAGATAAGAGCTCCAAAGTAAAGGGCAACCACTGTAACATGCGAAGCACAAGTGGAGAAGGTCTTCTCCCTGCTGGACCTGCACGAGATCTTGAGGATAGCTAATATGATGAAAATATAGGACGTGAGGATGAAGGCCAGGCAGCCAATTCCAAACACAGCAGCTGCAAGCGTGGCCATGATGTCACTCAGGTGTGTGTCAGAACAGGAGAGTCGAATGAGAGGTTCTATCTCACAGTAGAGGCGATCTATTGAGTTTACCCCACAAAACTGAAGATGTGCTGTGATCACAGTGTTGATAGTTGAGTTTAGAACACCAATGAACCAAGCAATTGTTGCCAGGCAAAGACTCACCAGTCTGTTGATAATGACCGTGTAGTGCAAGGGTCGGCAGATAGCCACATAGCGGTCACAAGCCATGGAGGCCAAAAGGATACATTCAGTGGTAACACACATGGTGAAGATGTAGATCTGGGCCATGCAACCAGTGAAGGAAATCATGTTGGTTCCTCCTGCAATTCCTGATAATATATTGGGTATCGTAACAGATGTATAGCACATCTCCAGGAACGATAGATTCGATAAGAAAAAATACATGGGCGTTTGAAGTTGAACGTTCATTCCCACCAACAAAATAATCAGACTGTTTCCTATGATGGTCATAAGAAAGATGACCAAAAAGACAGCAAACATCAGCAGCTTACATTGGGAGAAGTATGAAAAGCCAAGAAGTGTGAAATCAACTACAGTGGTTAAATTGCTTACCCCTGTTGGTTGACCATGTACTGTTTCCATCCTAAAAATATTTAATACATGAAAATTTGAAAATATGCTTTGCTAGTCTCCACAGGCAAGCACTTTGAACACACTTTGGGGGATACTTTGGTTTTGACCTTGGTGGCTAGTTCTGAATCTGA
Coding sequences within it:
- the LOC137527470 gene encoding olfactory receptor 2C3-like; the protein is MISFTGCMAQIYIFTMCVTTECILLASMACDRYVAICRPLHYTVIINRLVSLCLATIAWFIGVLNSTINTVITAHLQFCGVNSIDRLYCEIEPLIRLSCSDTHLSDIMATLAAAVFGIGCLAFILTSYIFIILAILKISCRSSREKTFSTCASHVTVVALYFGALIFMYLLPSNSSSHRLNSIVSIMYSIITPMLNPIIYSLRNQQVLGALKSLIIHMLQKNV